The proteins below come from a single Mesorhizobium loti genomic window:
- the nifB gene encoding nitrogenase cofactor biosynthesis protein NifB produces the protein MSAPTISLEGLTSATGFDELLATARSGGCASSTCGVAGKPEDMDPAVWDKIKDHPCFSEEAHHFFARMHVAVAPACNVQCNYCNRKYDCANESRPGVVSEKLTPDQALRKVIAVANEVPQLSVLGIAGPGDACYDWKKTRATFESVAREIPDIKLCVSTNGLALPDHVAELADMNVDHVTITINMVDPEVGAKIYPWIFYDHRRYGGIEAARILHERQMLGLEMLTARGILTKINSVMIPGVNDEHLIDVNKLVKERGAFLHNVMPLISDPAHGTHYGLTGQRGPNATELKALQDRLDGGAKLMRHCRQCRADAVGLLGGDRGQEFTLDRIAGKDTYDSSKREAYRQVVAHERRDHVAARSAAIGMVKAAGSGKSLLVAVATKGGGRVNEHFGHAREFQLFEASPKGIRIVGHRKVEQYCVGGWGEKATLDGVIAALEGIDIVLCAKIGNCPKDQLAEAGIRATDAYGHDYIETAISAVYATAFAIGPLAATA, from the coding sequence ATGTCCGCACCGACAATTTCGCTTGAGGGCCTGACCAGCGCGACAGGCTTCGACGAGTTGCTGGCGACCGCGAGATCCGGTGGCTGCGCATCTTCAACCTGCGGCGTGGCGGGAAAGCCGGAGGACATGGATCCGGCTGTCTGGGACAAGATCAAGGATCACCCGTGCTTTTCGGAAGAAGCGCATCACTTTTTCGCGCGCATGCACGTCGCGGTCGCACCGGCCTGCAATGTCCAGTGCAACTACTGCAATCGCAAATATGACTGCGCCAACGAAAGTCGGCCTGGCGTCGTTTCGGAAAAACTGACACCCGACCAGGCGCTGCGCAAGGTGATCGCGGTCGCCAACGAGGTGCCGCAGCTTTCCGTACTCGGGATCGCCGGACCGGGCGATGCCTGTTACGACTGGAAAAAGACAAGGGCAACCTTCGAAAGCGTCGCCAGAGAGATCCCCGACATCAAGCTTTGCGTCTCAACCAATGGGCTCGCGCTGCCTGACCATGTCGCCGAGCTCGCCGACATGAACGTCGATCACGTGACTATCACCATCAACATGGTCGACCCGGAAGTCGGCGCAAAGATCTATCCTTGGATCTTTTACGATCATCGGCGCTACGGCGGCATCGAGGCCGCCCGAATCCTGCACGAGCGGCAGATGTTGGGCCTGGAGATGCTCACCGCGCGCGGCATCCTCACGAAAATCAATTCGGTGATGATTCCCGGCGTCAACGACGAGCATCTGATCGACGTGAACAAATTGGTCAAGGAGCGTGGCGCGTTCCTGCATAACGTCATGCCGCTGATTTCCGACCCGGCGCACGGTACGCACTACGGCCTAACTGGGCAGCGCGGTCCAAATGCAACAGAGTTGAAGGCGCTTCAGGATCGTCTCGACGGCGGCGCCAAGTTGATGCGCCACTGCCGGCAGTGCCGGGCCGATGCCGTCGGCCTGCTCGGCGGGGATCGTGGCCAGGAATTCACGCTCGACCGGATTGCCGGCAAGGACACCTACGACTCCAGCAAGCGCGAGGCCTATCGACAGGTGGTCGCGCACGAGCGCCGTGATCATGTGGCGGCCAGGAGCGCGGCGATCGGAATGGTCAAGGCAGCAGGCTCCGGCAAGTCCCTTCTCGTCGCGGTGGCGACTAAGGGGGGTGGCCGTGTCAATGAACACTTCGGCCATGCAAGGGAATTCCAACTTTTTGAAGCCTCGCCGAAAGGGATCAGAATTGTTGGGCATCGCAAGGTCGAGCAGTATTGCGTCGGCGGCTGGGGCGAAAAAGCCACCCTCGACGGCGTCATCGCTGCGCTGGAAGGCATAGACATCGTGCTCTGCGCCAAGATCGGAAATTGCCCGAAGGATCAGCTCGCGGAAGCGGGAATCCGAGCAACGGACGCTTATGGTCATGACTACATCGAAACCGCAATTAGCGCAGTTTACGCCACCGCGTTTGCGATCGGACCACTGGCTGCAACGGCCTAG
- a CDS encoding 4Fe-4S binding protein, whose protein sequence is MAFKIIASQCTQCGACEFECPSVAIKFKGEAYVIDPNKCTECKEAADTQQCVSVCPVPKTCVPA, encoded by the coding sequence ATGGCTTTCAAGATCATCGCGTCCCAATGCACCCAATGCGGCGCCTGCGAGTTCGAATGTCCCTCTGTAGCGATCAAATTCAAGGGCGAGGCCTATGTGATCGATCCCAACAAGTGCACCGAATGCAAGGAGGCCGCCGACACGCAGCAATGCGTATCGGTATGTCCGGTGCCGAAGACCTGCGTTCCTGCTTGA
- a CDS encoding nitrogen fixation protein NifZ: MWLGREQDIEIRKPPRFTPGERVRATRHIKNDGTYPGREIGENLVRKGDEGYVRDIGTFLQQFFIYAVEWIDRGTVVGMRARELMSLDKAEAPCSAESSAREGTAR, encoded by the coding sequence ATGTGGCTCGGACGCGAACAGGACATCGAAATCCGCAAGCCGCCGCGATTTACGCCGGGTGAGCGGGTGCGTGCCACACGACACATAAAGAATGACGGCACCTATCCTGGCAGGGAGATCGGCGAAAACCTCGTGCGGAAGGGCGACGAAGGTTATGTGCGCGACATTGGCACCTTTCTCCAGCAGTTCTTCATCTATGCGGTCGAATGGATCGATCGCGGCACGGTGGTCGGCATGCGAGCGCGTGAACTGATGAGCCTCGACAAAGCGGAGGCTCCTTGCAGTGCCGAAAGCAGTGCCCGTGAAGGAACGGCTCGATGA
- the nifT gene encoding putative nitrogen fixation protein NifT, with protein sequence MKVMIRRTGAGLSAYLPKKDCEEAIIKLENEHLWGGAITLRNGWQFVLPDLPPDTRLPITVEARKISDED encoded by the coding sequence ATGAAAGTCATGATCCGCAGGACCGGTGCTGGCTTGTCGGCGTATCTCCCAAAGAAGGATTGCGAAGAGGCCATCATCAAGCTGGAGAACGAACATTTGTGGGGCGGGGCCATAACACTCAGGAACGGCTGGCAGTTCGTCCTACCCGACCTTCCGCCCGATACGCGTTTGCCGATCACCGTCGAGGCAAGAAAGATCTCCGACGAGGACTGA
- a CDS encoding SIR2 family protein, with translation MNTILNLGHLVVIQGSFAEKLLDLARNALGADEMIPYLGPGLLRLSSAEPSVPCTPEAVAAALNSRAPAPSKIRTNMWSVAQFIEQRRHRRTLQAWMAEIFAAPAAPTVLHTWLARLPLSLIIDSWYDSAMRTTLAEAGRTDVVEIQGVTRANEFGDIWTKAYDLSGTELEPGSAAKTVLYTPHGSIRPAANFLVADSDYVEVLTEIDLQTPIPDVVKERRTYRGLFFVGCRFNDQMLRTFARQIMKRSKGPHYAVMDAAILTKNERRFLAASAITVIDMPLGEAAARLVGSGTAVDGGQDFR, from the coding sequence ATGAACACGATCCTGAACTTGGGCCACCTCGTCGTCATCCAGGGCAGTTTTGCCGAAAAGCTGCTTGACCTAGCGCGCAACGCGCTCGGGGCCGATGAGATGATCCCATATCTCGGTCCGGGCCTTCTCCGCCTCAGTTCCGCTGAACCGTCGGTACCGTGCACGCCGGAAGCCGTCGCCGCGGCGCTAAATAGCCGGGCGCCAGCCCCTTCAAAGATTCGCACCAATATGTGGTCCGTCGCGCAGTTCATCGAACAGCGCCGGCATCGCCGGACGCTTCAGGCATGGATGGCCGAGATATTCGCAGCGCCGGCGGCGCCGACTGTTCTCCACACCTGGCTCGCGAGGCTGCCGCTCTCCCTGATCATCGATAGCTGGTACGACAGTGCCATGCGCACGACCCTCGCAGAGGCCGGCCGAACGGACGTCGTTGAGATACAAGGCGTCACGCGGGCGAACGAATTCGGTGACATTTGGACGAAAGCCTACGACTTGTCTGGGACCGAACTCGAACCCGGATCAGCCGCAAAGACGGTTCTCTATACGCCTCACGGCAGCATTAGGCCGGCCGCAAACTTTCTGGTCGCGGATTCCGATTATGTCGAAGTGCTCACCGAGATCGATCTCCAGACGCCGATTCCTGATGTGGTGAAGGAACGGCGCACCTATCGAGGCCTTTTCTTCGTCGGTTGCCGTTTCAACGATCAGATGCTGCGCACCTTCGCCCGACAGATAATGAAGCGCTCCAAAGGTCCACACTATGCGGTGATGGACGCGGCAATACTGACCAAGAACGAACGCCGTTTCCTTGCTGCAAGCGCAATTACGGTCATCGATATGCCCTTAGGTGAAGCCGCTGCTCGCCTCGTCGGATCGGGCACTGCTGTAGATGGTGGCCAAGATTTTCGTTAA
- a CDS encoding ABC transporter ATP-binding protein: MGTDAIGGATKPLNSSKHEQAAGWGRGFSTLLRITRMNLRNRWQVAFAFGSTIVAAILQLLIPQLLGRAVDLTQIAIGGGIAAIAAQQALWTSALLLLAASTLRGLFTMAQNYFAEAVGHHVAYELRLACYDKIQRLSFSFHDRVHSGDLITLGMLDLDGVRMYFSTALVRMLLLTMLMGIGAYTMISTDPMLGVIALSFVPFVAWRSSVTQLKLRATWLDLQERLSVLGRVMEENLAGIRVVRAFSAQAYEMVKFDRASKNALALAHEQVDVYVPNTSAMTLSFFLAMGLVLWIGCNKLIAGQISVGTLATFLAFMTILQMPVRQIGLMVNGFARAYTCGSRLFGLLDQDITIRDASGAKPLEISEGTLSFHNVSFVYPGTGNRPILKNISFCARRGETIAIVGPPGSGKSTIAHLIARFYDVTGGTITLDGQDIRAVTLATLRKEVAVVQQDAFLFTTTIENNIAYGDPWAKEQRIKRASESAQLHDYILSLPAGYKTVVGERGASLSGGQRQRLTIARTMMLRPSIVIFDDSTAAIDAATEQRIRAAIRRFAKDRVTIIIAHRLSSLRHADRILFIDNGEIVERGTHQELLAKRGRYKALYDLQLRPEDDSAITHRGAP; the protein is encoded by the coding sequence GTGGGTACTGATGCAATTGGCGGCGCGACGAAGCCTCTGAATTCGTCCAAGCATGAGCAAGCGGCCGGGTGGGGCCGTGGCTTCAGCACGCTGCTGCGCATTACCCGCATGAATTTGCGGAACCGGTGGCAGGTCGCCTTCGCTTTCGGATCGACGATCGTAGCGGCAATCCTCCAGCTGCTCATTCCCCAGCTTCTCGGCCGGGCTGTCGACCTGACTCAGATAGCGATTGGGGGCGGTATTGCGGCGATCGCCGCACAACAAGCGCTCTGGACTTCGGCTCTCCTGCTGCTCGCCGCGAGTACGCTACGCGGCCTGTTCACGATGGCGCAGAACTATTTTGCGGAGGCCGTCGGGCATCACGTCGCGTACGAACTGCGACTTGCTTGCTACGACAAGATCCAACGTCTCAGCTTTTCTTTCCACGACCGGGTTCATTCAGGCGATCTAATCACCCTCGGCATGCTCGATCTCGACGGCGTGCGGATGTATTTTTCCACCGCCCTGGTTCGTATGCTTCTGCTCACCATGCTGATGGGCATCGGCGCCTACACGATGATATCAACCGACCCGATGCTCGGGGTGATCGCGCTGAGTTTCGTCCCTTTCGTAGCCTGGCGCTCGTCGGTCACACAGCTAAAGCTACGCGCCACCTGGCTCGACCTGCAGGAGCGGCTTTCGGTTCTAGGCCGCGTGATGGAGGAGAATCTCGCAGGCATCCGCGTTGTCCGCGCGTTTTCGGCACAGGCCTATGAGATGGTGAAGTTCGACCGCGCCTCGAAGAACGCGCTCGCCCTCGCCCACGAGCAGGTTGACGTCTACGTGCCCAACACGTCGGCGATGACGCTGTCATTCTTTTTGGCCATGGGGTTGGTCCTCTGGATCGGTTGCAACAAGCTCATCGCGGGCCAAATCAGCGTCGGAACGCTCGCCACGTTCCTTGCGTTTATGACCATTCTGCAAATGCCCGTCCGGCAGATCGGCCTAATGGTCAATGGCTTCGCCCGCGCTTACACTTGCGGCTCGCGCCTCTTCGGTCTGCTCGACCAGGACATCACGATAAGGGATGCTTCCGGCGCCAAACCGCTCGAGATCAGTGAAGGCACTCTGAGCTTCCATAATGTCTCGTTTGTATATCCCGGCACCGGAAACCGCCCCATTCTGAAGAATATCAGCTTTTGCGCCCGTAGAGGCGAAACGATCGCTATCGTCGGTCCGCCGGGTTCGGGCAAATCGACAATCGCTCACCTGATCGCCCGCTTTTATGACGTCACCGGGGGCACCATCACGCTTGACGGGCAGGACATCCGCGCGGTCACCCTTGCCACACTTCGCAAGGAAGTCGCAGTCGTACAGCAGGATGCATTCCTGTTCACTACCACGATCGAGAACAACATCGCCTATGGCGATCCCTGGGCGAAAGAACAGCGAATCAAGCGCGCCAGCGAATCCGCCCAGTTGCACGATTACATCCTCAGCCTCCCCGCAGGCTACAAGACGGTCGTTGGCGAACGCGGCGCCTCCCTCTCGGGCGGCCAGCGCCAGCGTCTCACGATAGCTCGCACAATGATGCTGCGCCCATCAATCGTCATTTTCGACGACTCAACGGCCGCGATCGACGCCGCCACTGAGCAGCGCATCCGCGCGGCGATACGGCGATTCGCCAAGGATAGGGTGACGATCATCATTGCCCACCGGCTGAGTTCGCTCAGGCACGCCGACCGGATCCTGTTTATTGACAATGGCGAGATCGTGGAACGCGGCACCCATCAAGAGCTGTTGGCTAAGCGAGGACGCTATAAGGCCCTTTATGATCTCCAGTTGCGCCCGGAAGATGACAGTGCGATCACGCACAGAGGCGCGCCCTGA
- a CDS encoding ABC transporter ATP-binding protein, translating to MTKGHAAELEIEPNDGGGRPPHAVVGSHRIKEEMFGRAFDKSIVRRIWAFVRPYRARVVISSAALLIFVGTQLLIPLIIRRAIDHAITPAGVDRSALLRAAGAFALAILVNFGAAYAQETVVGKMADNVLFDIRRAMFAHLQKVSLSFMDKTEVGRLMSRLQGDVSSIHEFVETSVYSVGDIALLFGIVFVMLCLDFRLGFLTLSVLPALLIIRIVWLPRAREAFMAAHETNSVVNGALAEAIHGVRTVQCMDRQQINFMLYDDKAHADLSAHLTAAKYAQVMVPIVDGLTGLAMAIVIVAGGSMIMNGRIDVGVLVAYLFYIQRFFDPIRSLTLQYSVMQRAMASGKRLTDVLDVRIEVQDKPNARVLSPEMDGSVEFRNVTFGYKSGHPVLKNVSFRVMPSETVALVGPTGSGKSSAMALVHRFYDVQQGQVLVGGYDVRDLTQESLGREVAMVLQEPFLFTGTVFENIRYHKKEATWHNVIEAAKAVGAHDFIMSLADGYDTQLGERGGNLSLGQRQLVSFARALVADAKILVLDEATANIDSYTEMLIQKALSKLLKGRTGLIIAHRLATIRSADRIIVLQNGQVLETGNHDQLTALGGLYSKLYNLNYSSFDDIPEKKSDTGVQASSST from the coding sequence ATGACCAAGGGGCACGCCGCCGAACTTGAAATCGAACCTAATGACGGCGGCGGACGCCCCCCGCACGCGGTGGTCGGCTCCCACCGCATCAAGGAGGAGATGTTCGGCAGGGCTTTCGACAAGAGCATCGTTCGACGCATCTGGGCTTTCGTTCGTCCCTACCGTGCTAGGGTAGTCATCTCGAGTGCCGCATTGCTGATCTTCGTCGGCACGCAGCTTCTCATCCCCCTGATCATCCGCCGCGCGATCGATCACGCCATAACTCCGGCAGGCGTTGATCGCTCCGCCCTGCTCAGGGCCGCCGGCGCGTTTGCGCTCGCTATTCTGGTTAATTTCGGCGCCGCCTACGCGCAGGAAACCGTAGTCGGAAAAATGGCTGACAACGTCCTCTTCGATATCCGCCGCGCAATGTTTGCCCATCTGCAGAAAGTTTCGCTCTCCTTCATGGACAAGACCGAGGTGGGACGCCTGATGTCCCGCCTTCAAGGCGACGTTAGCTCGATCCACGAATTCGTCGAGACCTCAGTCTATTCCGTAGGAGACATTGCTCTTCTCTTCGGCATCGTTTTCGTGATGCTGTGCCTCGACTTCCGCCTCGGCTTCCTGACACTCTCGGTCTTGCCGGCCCTGTTGATCATCCGCATCGTATGGCTGCCGCGTGCCCGCGAAGCCTTCATGGCGGCACACGAAACCAATTCGGTCGTCAATGGCGCGCTGGCGGAAGCCATTCACGGCGTGCGCACCGTCCAGTGCATGGACCGCCAGCAGATAAATTTCATGCTTTATGACGACAAGGCGCATGCCGACCTCAGTGCTCACCTGACCGCTGCCAAGTATGCACAGGTGATGGTGCCGATCGTCGATGGCCTCACCGGGCTCGCCATGGCTATCGTCATCGTGGCCGGCGGCTCCATGATCATGAATGGTCGCATCGACGTGGGCGTTTTGGTCGCCTACCTATTCTATATCCAGCGCTTCTTTGACCCAATTCGCTCCCTTACCCTCCAGTATTCGGTCATGCAGCGCGCCATGGCATCCGGCAAGCGGCTGACCGATGTGCTGGACGTTAGGATCGAGGTTCAGGACAAACCGAATGCCAGAGTGCTTTCGCCGGAAATGGATGGCTCGGTCGAGTTCAGGAACGTCACGTTCGGCTACAAATCCGGCCATCCGGTGCTGAAAAACGTTTCCTTCAGGGTCATGCCTAGCGAGACGGTCGCTTTGGTCGGGCCGACCGGTTCTGGTAAATCGAGCGCGATGGCCCTCGTCCACCGCTTCTATGATGTTCAGCAGGGCCAAGTGCTGGTCGGCGGATACGATGTGCGAGATCTCACCCAGGAATCGCTCGGCCGAGAGGTCGCCATGGTGCTGCAGGAGCCGTTCCTGTTCACCGGGACGGTCTTCGAAAACATTCGCTACCACAAGAAGGAGGCCACGTGGCACAACGTGATCGAGGCCGCCAAGGCAGTCGGCGCCCATGACTTCATTATGAGCCTTGCAGACGGATACGATACCCAGCTCGGCGAACGCGGCGGCAACCTTTCTCTCGGCCAGCGCCAGCTCGTCAGTTTCGCGCGTGCTCTCGTTGCGGACGCCAAGATTCTCGTTCTTGACGAGGCCACCGCCAATATCGACAGCTACACGGAAATGCTGATCCAGAAGGCTCTTTCAAAACTGCTTAAAGGCCGCACTGGCCTCATCATCGCCCACCGGCTCGCCACGATCCGCAGTGCCGATCGCATCATCGTGCTTCAGAACGGCCAAGTCCTTGAGACCGGAAACCACGACCAACTAACGGCCCTGGGTGGGCTCTATTCCAAGCTATACAATCTCAACTACTCATCCTTCGACGACATTCCCGAAAAGAAATCCGATACGGGGGTGCAAGCCTCCTCTTCGACCTAA
- the nifA gene encoding nif-specific transcriptional activator NifA yields the protein MLDLKNNRESEPTAEQTPICCTSLGAKTDDSKSATINAVAVVPSQESALSGISEISQALTADSRLEVALAKVVGLLRSFVQMRHGMISLFDGDGELETTVGASCNESCNERGRMYMPRKAIDEILTTAMPLMAENIAVHSAFTTADLDALGVSDNIPVSFIGVPIRVDANVVGTLTIDRVVDSGSRFWLDYNLHLLPLIANLVGQAVKLHRSYLGDRVHPISEKDRQQKGFSELQHPAREPNQIHVKGMIGDSSALRGLRQKVTVVAKAKITVLLRGETGTGKELVAKAIHELSPRAKRPFIKLNCAALSETVLESELFGHEKGAFTSAFNSRKGRFELADKGTLFLDEIGEISASFQAKLLRVLQEQEFERVGGNQTIKVDVRVIAATNKDLEEAVARNEFRADLYYRLSVVPLLVPALRERRSDIPLLAAEFLKNFNDENGRMLTFDPSAIEVLINCDFPGNIRELENCVYRTAVLAAGPSIGRDDFACRQGQCFAAALRKSRSGNVAMQPGPIVPLPVIPAIPPAAAASSAAVAVPPETIGQPLRGPAGAVHFNGTTMTDAERVIAAMETCGWVQAKAARLLGLSPRQIGYVLRKYGIEIKRL from the coding sequence ATGCTAGACCTGAAAAATAATCGGGAATCCGAACCGACTGCTGAGCAGACGCCGATATGCTGCACATCGCTGGGCGCGAAAACGGACGACTCCAAATCCGCGACGATCAACGCGGTCGCTGTGGTGCCGTCGCAAGAGAGCGCGCTTTCGGGCATCTCCGAAATATCGCAAGCACTCACCGCCGACTCTCGGCTCGAAGTCGCGTTGGCCAAGGTCGTAGGTCTCCTGCGGTCGTTTGTGCAGATGCGGCACGGCATGATCTCTCTCTTCGACGGTGATGGCGAACTGGAAACCACCGTTGGCGCCAGCTGCAACGAGAGCTGCAATGAGCGCGGCCGGATGTACATGCCGCGGAAGGCAATCGACGAGATTCTGACGACGGCTATGCCCCTGATGGCCGAGAACATTGCGGTTCATTCGGCCTTCACCACCGCCGACTTGGATGCGCTCGGGGTCTCGGACAATATACCAGTGTCGTTCATCGGCGTTCCCATTCGCGTCGATGCAAATGTCGTGGGTACGCTGACCATTGACCGCGTAGTGGACAGTGGCTCAAGATTTTGGCTCGATTACAACCTCCATCTGCTCCCCCTAATCGCCAACCTAGTGGGACAAGCAGTGAAGTTGCATCGCTCCTACTTGGGCGACCGCGTGCATCCGATCTCAGAGAAGGACCGGCAGCAAAAGGGGTTCTCCGAGCTCCAGCACCCGGCGCGGGAGCCTAACCAGATTCACGTCAAGGGGATGATTGGCGACAGTTCGGCGCTGCGCGGTCTGCGTCAGAAGGTCACGGTCGTAGCCAAGGCAAAGATTACGGTTCTGTTGCGGGGCGAAACCGGTACCGGGAAGGAGCTGGTCGCCAAGGCCATTCACGAGTTGTCGCCGCGTGCCAAGCGGCCCTTCATCAAGCTCAATTGCGCGGCGCTGTCCGAGACAGTCCTGGAGTCCGAATTGTTCGGTCATGAGAAGGGTGCATTCACAAGCGCTTTCAATTCGCGCAAGGGGCGTTTTGAGCTCGCCGACAAGGGGACGTTGTTCCTGGACGAGATCGGCGAGATCTCGGCCTCGTTCCAGGCAAAGCTCTTGCGCGTGCTGCAGGAGCAGGAATTTGAGCGCGTCGGCGGCAACCAGACCATTAAAGTTGATGTTCGCGTGATTGCAGCCACGAACAAGGACCTGGAAGAGGCAGTTGCAAGAAACGAGTTCCGCGCCGACCTCTATTACCGCCTCAGTGTGGTTCCCTTACTGGTGCCGGCGCTACGCGAAAGGCGCAGTGATATTCCGCTCCTTGCGGCTGAGTTTCTCAAGAATTTTAACGATGAGAACGGCCGCATGCTGACCTTCGATCCGAGTGCGATAGAGGTACTGATAAACTGCGATTTTCCCGGCAACATTCGCGAGCTCGAAAACTGCGTGTATCGGACAGCGGTCCTGGCGGCGGGACCATCAATCGGAAGAGACGACTTTGCCTGCCGCCAGGGCCAATGCTTCGCTGCGGCGCTGCGTAAATCCAGATCTGGCAACGTCGCGATGCAACCCGGGCCGATCGTGCCGCTGCCGGTGATTCCGGCGATACCGCCGGCTGCGGCCGCTAGTTCTGCCGCCGTCGCAGTCCCACCTGAAACCATAGGGCAGCCGCTGCGAGGGCCTGCCGGCGCAGTCCACTTCAATGGTACGACAATGACCGATGCCGAGCGTGTCATTGCGGCCATGGAAACATGTGGCTGGGTCCAGGCAAAGGCGGCACGCCTGCTTGGACTGTCGCCACGCCAGATCGGCTACGTGCTGAGGAAATACGGCATCGAGATCAAGCGTCTGTGA
- a CDS encoding LysR family transcriptional regulator produces MRFKGLDLNLLVVLDALLAERGLTAAARRINLSQPAMSAAVARLRDYFGDELFTTSGRERFLTPRATALAPAVRDALLHIHCSIISSDPFNPAQSDRRFRIIISDFATLVFLEKVVERVAREAPAVSFELLPLDDNPDELLQRGDVDFLILPDFFMSSPHPSVALFDETLVCVGCPTNKQLPRQLTFERYMSMRHVSVRFGRMLKPAFEEWFLLEHGIKRRVEIVVHGFSMIPPMVSGTARIATMPLRLVRHFKKTFPLRIVELPLPLPAFTEAVQWPAHHSSDPASIWMREIMMQEASRMAAPL; encoded by the coding sequence ATGCGTTTCAAAGGGCTTGACCTAAATCTCCTCGTTGTGCTCGACGCGCTGCTGGCGGAGCGCGGCCTCACGGCGGCGGCCCGCCGCATCAACCTCAGTCAGCCGGCCATGAGTGCGGCCGTCGCCCGGCTCCGCGATTATTTCGGCGATGAACTGTTTACGACAAGCGGCCGCGAACGTTTTCTGACCCCGCGTGCGACAGCACTTGCCCCCGCCGTCCGCGACGCTCTCCTGCACATCCATTGCTCGATTATCTCCTCGGATCCGTTTAACCCAGCTCAATCCGATCGCCGCTTCAGGATCATTATTTCCGATTTCGCCACGCTCGTGTTTTTAGAAAAAGTCGTGGAGCGTGTTGCACGCGAAGCCCCCGCCGTCAGCTTCGAATTGCTACCTCTCGACGACAACCCCGACGAGCTTCTCCAGCGCGGTGACGTGGACTTTCTAATTCTTCCGGATTTCTTCATGTCGAGCCCCCATCCAAGCGTGGCGCTGTTCGATGAGACACTCGTATGCGTAGGCTGTCCCACCAACAAGCAGTTGCCACGGCAGCTTACATTCGAGAGATACATGTCGATGAGGCACGTCTCGGTCAGGTTCGGGCGTATGCTGAAGCCGGCTTTTGAGGAATGGTTTTTGCTTGAGCATGGTATTAAAAGACGTGTCGAGATCGTCGTGCATGGCTTCAGCATGATCCCGCCGATGGTGTCCGGCACGGCCCGTATCGCGACCATGCCCTTGCGGCTGGTCAGGCATTTCAAAAAAACGTTCCCCTTGCGGATCGTCGAACTTCCGCTGCCGCTTCCCGCGTTCACCGAAGCCGTCCAATGGCCGGCTCACCACAGCAGCGATCCGGCAAGCATCTGGATGCGGGAGATCATGATGCAGGAGGCATCTCGGATGGCTGCTCCGCTGTGA
- a CDS encoding LysR family transcriptional regulator, whose amino-acid sequence MRFKGLDLNLLVVLDALLGERNLSAAARRINLSQPAMSAAVARLRDYFGDELFTTSGRERFLTPRAAALAPAVRDALLQIQCSIISSDTFHPAQSDRRFRIILSDFATLVFFEKVVERVAREAPGVSFELLPVDDGPDELLQRGDVDFLILPDLFTSSAHSSVALFEERLVCVGCRTNKQLPRQLTFERYMSMRHVSVRFGRLMKPSIEEWFLLEHGLKRRVEVAVQGFSMVPPMVSGTARIATIPSRLVRHFEKSFPLQIVELPLPLPAFTETLCWPSLHNSDPASIWLREIMMQEASRMAPPLSNHGRLPGELTFGTPATP is encoded by the coding sequence ATGCGTTTCAAAGGGCTTGACCTAAATCTCCTCGTTGTGCTCGACGCGCTGCTGGGGGAGCGCAATCTCTCGGCGGCGGCCCGCCGCATCAACCTCAGCCAGCCGGCCATGAGTGCGGCCGTCGCCCGGCTGCGCGATTATTTCGGCGATGAACTGTTTACGACGAGCGGCCGCGAACGTTTTCTGACCCCGCGTGCGGCAGCACTTGCCCCCGCGGTTCGCGACGCTCTCCTGCAGATCCAGTGCTCGATTATTTCCTCGGATACGTTTCACCCAGCTCAATCCGACCGCCGTTTCAGGATCATTCTTTCCGATTTCGCCACGCTCGTGTTTTTTGAGAAAGTCGTTGAGCGTGTTGCGCGCGAAGCCCCCGGCGTCAGCTTCGAATTGCTGCCTGTCGACGACGGCCCCGATGAGCTTCTCCAGCGCGGTGACGTCGATTTTCTAATTCTTCCGGATTTGTTCACGTCGAGCGCGCACTCAAGCGTGGCACTGTTTGAGGAGAGACTCGTGTGCGTAGGCTGTCGCACCAACAAGCAGTTGCCACGGCAGCTTACGTTCGAGAGATACATGTCGATGAGGCACGTCTCGGTCAGGTTCGGGCGTCTAATGAAGCCCTCCATCGAGGAATGGTTCTTGCTTGAACATGGCCTCAAGAGACGTGTCGAGGTCGCCGTGCAGGGCTTCAGCATGGTCCCGCCGATGGTGTCCGGCACGGCCCGTATCGCGACCATCCCCTCCCGGCTGGTCAGGCATTTCGAAAAATCGTTCCCCCTGCAGATCGTCGAACTTCCGCTGCCGCTTCCCGCATTCACCGAGACCCTCTGTTGGCCGTCACTCCACAACAGCGATCCGGCAAGCATCTGGCTGCGGGAGATTATGATGCAGGAGGCATCTCGGATGGCTCCTCCGCTGTCAAACCACGGGAGGCTTCCAGGCGAACTTACATTTGGTACCCCTGCCACTCCTTAA